A single genomic interval of Rhea pennata isolate bPtePen1 chromosome 5, bPtePen1.pri, whole genome shotgun sequence harbors:
- the TMEM216 gene encoding transmembrane protein 216 isoform X2 produces MWRSPWRCKMAPRSRQRSSAPLQILLFLNGWYCATYFLLEAFVFVYKVLLLPYPSTNLALDVVMLFLYLGIEATRIFFGSKGNLCQRKVLLSISLALTFPAAMMAAYYLLLQTYALRLEAILNTILLVFYAAELLLGILTLASFSSTDSY; encoded by the exons ATGTGGCGGTCTCCATGGAGATGCAAGATGGCGCCCAGGA GCCGGCAGCGCTCCTCGGCGCCACTGCAGATCCTGCTGTTCCTCAACGGCTGGTACTGCGCCACTTACTTTCTCCTGGAGGCCTTCGTCTTCGTCTACAAGG tgctgctgctgccctacCCCTCCACCAACTTGGCGCTGGATGTGGTCATGCTCTTCCTCTACCTGGGCATTGAGGCCACTCGCATCTTCTTTG GGTCAaagggcaacctgtgccagcgGAAAGTGCTGCTCTCCATCAGCTTGGCCCTGACCTTCCCGGCAGCCATGATGGCAGCCTACTACCTGCTGCTTCAGACCTATGCCCTGCGCCTGGAAGCCATCCTCAACACCATCCTCCTGGTCTTCTACGCTGCAGAGCTACTGCTGGGCATCCTCACACTGGCCTCCTTCTCAAG cacagaTTCGTATTGA
- the TMEM216 gene encoding transmembrane protein 216 isoform X1 — MWRSPWRCKMAPRSRQRSSAPLQILLFLNGWYCATYFLLEAFVFVYKVLLLPYPSTNLALDVVMLFLYLGIEATRIFFGSKGNLCQRKVLLSISLALTFPAAMMAAYYLLLQTYALRLEAILNTILLVFYAAELLLGILTLASFSRFVLRHGTTWNSTRDSRESVATLAAPFPGSHPASGWWDRAVPLG, encoded by the exons ATGTGGCGGTCTCCATGGAGATGCAAGATGGCGCCCAGGA GCCGGCAGCGCTCCTCGGCGCCACTGCAGATCCTGCTGTTCCTCAACGGCTGGTACTGCGCCACTTACTTTCTCCTGGAGGCCTTCGTCTTCGTCTACAAGG tgctgctgctgccctacCCCTCCACCAACTTGGCGCTGGATGTGGTCATGCTCTTCCTCTACCTGGGCATTGAGGCCACTCGCATCTTCTTTG GGTCAaagggcaacctgtgccagcgGAAAGTGCTGCTCTCCATCAGCTTGGCCCTGACCTTCCCGGCAGCCATGATGGCAGCCTACTACCTGCTGCTTCAGACCTATGCCCTGCGCCTGGAAGCCATCCTCAACACCATCCTCCTGGTCTTCTACGCTGCAGAGCTACTGCTGGGCATCCTCACACTGGCCTCCTTCTCAAG aTTCGTATTGAGGCATGGCACCACATGGAACAGCACAAGGGACAGCAGGGAGTCTGTGGCCACGCTGGCAGCTCCATTCCCTGGCTCACACCCTGCTTCAGGCTGGTGGGACAGAGCTGTGCCACTGGGCTGA